The following nucleotide sequence is from Roseivirga sp. BDSF3-8.
AGAACTGTAACAGTTTTTCAGCTTCACGAAAAGTTGTTACGCTATTTGCCGCACCATTTCAAGAACCACCTATCGATAGATAGGCAAATACTATACAGTAGCAAGGATCCTGCAGGGCCCACATGATAATTGGGTAGAATGAGATAAGCTAGTTAGGTGGGATAGCCTTAAGGCCTTAACTCCTCTATCTTCTCCAGCCAGGGAGCCACAGGCTCATAGCTGGCGTACATGCGATCCAGCACGGCCCGGTCATTCAGTTTTGGTATACCGGATGGCGTATCCTCTTTATACACCTTCACCTCCTTATTCACCCGCCGGCCGGCTTCCACCTCCGAGCGGCTTATGACCAGCCAGCGTTCTACAGTGCTATGAACGAGATGCGGAAGGCAGTATAAGTACAGCGCCGAGGAGGCCATGCTATGGGCCGCCTCTTCCAGCGAGCGGTAGAGCCACTCCCAGCTTAGCTGCCGGCCTTTGCGCTTAGTACGCTTCAGGTAGCTCAGTGGCGAGGCGATCTTACGGCTGGTACCTTTGATCTCAATGAAGATGATATGCCCCGTTTCCTCATCACGCAGCAGCGCATCCAGCCCGTGGATTTCGTAGCCAAGGGTGTTCTCGTAGATCACCGTGTAGCGGGCGTTCTGGCGGATATCATCGAAAAAGCCCACGATACCTGCATCTTCCATATCCCGGGGCGGGGCAGGTCCCTCCTCTCCTTTCATTTCTTCCATGTCCGGCGGTAGCTTGATGATGTAGTCATCATTTAGCTTCCGGATCTCAAGGTCTGTATACTCGCCTTTGCAGCTCAGCTCCCACATCATCTTCATCAGCCAGGCCCGGAATACATTCATGCCTACCTCGCTCTGCCTGGCCACCTCACGGGCAAACTGTCTGTGCAGCGTAAGCTGTCTAGCTAACTGCTGGTAAATGGCCTCCCCCTCCTCGCACATATAAGCAAAACCACAGCCGCGCTTTGTCTTTTTGTCTACCAGGTACACGAGCTGCCCGTTTTTCTCATCGGGCTGCTGAACAAGGTCGCCGTGCTCTACGGTGTAGGCGATGGCAGAGGGGTTTTTAGTGAGGAAGGGGAGAGAATTTGAATCATTCACGAGGCCTATTCTTTAAAGATCTCATAACCTACCAGGTTTTCAAGGTTCCTCCTATTTATATTGAGAAAACGTACAAACTGGTTTTCTTCCTCTAATACTATGCCATTTTGCGATATAGCACTCAATGTCACAGTATTACCATTCATATCATCAATATTAAATATCGTCTCATTAACATTATCCCCTTCATTAATTATTAGTCTAATTCTAGACACAGCTCTCAGATCTTCTAAATTCGTCATTAAAGGCTCCCACATAGTTAGTATATTTTCTTTATTAAATTATGAATTATTATGCAAATTAACAGGTTCAATAAATTCTCTACCAATACTATAAGGAACCAATCTTTTATGGTGAAATCTTCCAATTATCATAGCTGGATGAGTATTAAACTTTTTAGCAAAAAACCTCAATTTATCAGGGTTCAAGGGAATTGAATTTAATACTTCTTCCTCCTCTTTTTCACTAAAAGTATGCTCAACCGCAAACCTATCGGCTTCCTCCTCTTTTTCGATATCCTGATCACTATAATTTATATTTTCAATTGAAATATATTTTTTTCCATGTAATAATATATGGCCAATTTCATGGAATAAAGTAAACCAGAATTTATCGTTAGCATTATAGCGGGCAGATAATTGAATTAGTGGGGTATCTCCTATCCAGCGCGTACACCCATGTATAGGTGCTTTTGGTAAGCAGGGGGTATAGACCACTTTCACTCCAGCGTCCTTACATACTTCACATAATTCCTGAAAAAAGTTTTCAGGATGTGAGGCCATAATTGATTTAATATGTGAAAGTGACTTTTTAAGTTTACCAGCATCATAATCCGGTACTGACAACTTCTCTGCCTGTAACTCCCCTTGTCTTAACCAGGCGGCCACTGCCATAGCTTCATTAGTATGGGCCAAAGAAATCCTAAAGCTTACTTTTAGCTCTTGATTATAATAGTACGACTCCCATGCATGATGGTCAGATACTTTAAAAAAATTAAATAGGTTAGCAGCCTTTTCTTTTGCCTTTCTGGTCGCCGGCACCCATCCCATCGAAGCCATTTTAGCATAGGGAAACTTCTTTACCCAATCGATAGCCTGAAGTATGCTTTCTTCCTTTTTGACCCGGGCCATGTACTCATCATATCTATGTTGCCTCTTCAGCCAAAAGCTTGCAGGTATATTTAGTACATCTTCAAATTTCACTGCCATATCAGGGGTAATAGAGCTTTTCCCTTTGGTAACAGCAATAATAGTTTTCTCAGGCTTGTTTACCCGTACGGAAAATTCTTTAACCCCCATACCCATCTCTTCTAATTTTTCAGCTAAAGAAAGTCCCGGATGACTTATGCTCTGAGGTGCATATTCGTTGGTTTGGATACTCATATCTTTATTAGCTTTTGTGGTAATTTACTATTTCCACAATTTCAACCCCTTTAATTTCGACCCATATATATTGTCCATCTTTGTTAACGGGGATTGGGTCTTCGTGTGGTTCAATTATTAGCCGGTAAGGATGATCTAAATCACAGGCCCATTGGCCTTTCCTATCTCCTGTTAACTCATGGTATCGACCTGGAAGCGCCCGGACTTCTTCAAGGTTTTCAGCATCAAGCAAGTCATCTAATCTACGCTTATATAAAATAGCCCTTTTTTGCCCTAGATTTTTTTTAGCCTGCCTATCATCATTAGCATATTTTTTTAATTTCTTATCTCCAAAAGTGATGACCATGAGGTAACAATAATTTTCTCCCTCGCAAATATAAAACAAACTTAGGTAAAAAAGTTCACACTTAGTGTAAGTTAAAAATCATCTCCTAATTAAACTACCAATTTACTCCCTCACAACACGCATTACCCAGTTCTCTTTACTGTTGTCTAGGTAGAGGAAGTAGATGCCGGGGGGCAAAGGTGATATCTATGGTTAGTTCTTTTGTATTGGTGCGGCTCAGGTCAATCTGCCTGATGAGCTTACCGAGGGGATCGCGGAGGTGGAGCATGGCCTGGGGCAGGCAGCCACATTCAACCTAAGGTTGAAGAGACGAACAGGCTTAAAAGCAAACGATAAACAGAAAATAGCGGAAGAAGAAGTCATCACTTTTCTTATTTAAGTTGAGCAAAATCATATTATATAATCGCAGCTCACGCTGCGTAGGGTATGCATGTGTTTTACTTATTATTGAGTGCTTATGCTTCGGGTTATTTAGTGAGTTTCACCTAGGCTGAACCCACCCCGGCATAAGCTTTAGTACTCCTGCTAAAATTCCTGCGCCCACTCGTATGCGAGCCCAGCGGAACGCTGCCCGGCACCCAGGAGGGTAATAATTTCAGCAACAGTTCTGAAAACGTGAGTGTATTGTCAACGGCAGGCGTTCCCAGCCGTCTTTACTTATCTCGATCTTAATTCCTCTATTAAGGTTGAGAGATATCTCCCAAAAAGTCAAGGGGTAACGAAATTTTCATAACAAATTGTGGCTATTGGGGATAGGGAGTTATAAGCGAGCGTATGTGAATGTACTGGACCCACAACTCTTTGTAACTATTGGAGTAATGGTTGCTAAGAACCTGTCTGAGCTTCATTTCCTGTGAAATAAGACAACGAACTAACCTCCATATCTCGAAACTCTTCTGAGTTATATAAGCATTACCTTCCAATTCTCCCGCCATCTCCCGTACTTTACCCCATGAACATCTACTGCACGAATAAACTGGAAAAACTCATAGGCAAGAAGCTGATGGCGGAAGAGCCGGAGCCGGAGGGGCTTCTGGGTAACTGGAATGCTAACCTATTTCCTCTGAAAGGCAGAAAGTGCATCATCCTGGTGAACGATGTCACCTACTACCCCATAATCCTATTGGATGTTCTGAAAAAGGACCTGTTAAACTTTCACGAACTCTTCTACGAAAGGCTCATCATGCAATTGTCATTTGACGGGATTGCGGTTTCTGAGGAATGCAAGTTGAAGCTGAAGTCAGCCAGCGAGCCGCACTTCCTGAAAACGAATAACAACCGCAAGGTACTGGGCACCATCACAAATTTCATCTATGAACTGGAAGCACACTTTTACAGGAGGTATGGGGGCATTATGGACCCAGTCCTGGTGCCGGAACTGAATAACCGGTTGACCAGAACACTTGTAGGGGCTATTAAGCCGAAGCAGTTTGATTATGGAGTGCCGAAAGAAGAGATGGAGGTTCTACTTCAAAACATCTGTGATTAACACAGCTTTAATAGCTAAAGCATAAATAGAGACGAAGTGTCTTACAGCTTACCAAACTTGAAGAGACGTGCTGCAATAGTAACCAAAGAAAGCAAACAGGCAGGTAATTACATGATAACAAATACCTTCTCATTAAGCACGTTTATGGCCTTGCTGGCCTTACCGGTGGGTTCGAAGGTAATGGTCCCTTTATCTGTGTACAATTGAAACTGCCACTCATCATTTTCAAACAGCTCTTTGACTTTGCCCAGGGGAAGCTTAGTGGCGAAGCGTGAGACGAACTCATCGTTCTTCCTTTCATTAAATATCAGTTCAGGATGAGTATCAGATATACTCACGCCGTCATTCATAATCCTCAGGCTCTCGATAGCCTTGTATATTTCCCGACCTATGACACTGAAGTTTACTATGGCAGAGTCCCTTACTTCATCCTTATACCTGAAGGTAACATCCACCAGCAGCTCCTCGCCGGACTCATCACTATCCAGCGATAAGGGCTTAATAAAATACTGAGTACCCTCTGCCCCTACGTAAAAGGTCTCGAAATACTTCTTACCTGACTTGGCTGAAGCAGGCCGTACGGACATACACCCATAACATAGGAACAAGGCCATGAGTGAAAGAACTGCAGAATATTTGTAGAGCTTGTGTGCAGAAGCCGCCATAAAGATATTACTTGGTAAATCGCTCTGCGAGAGAGCTTTCGTTAAATAGTGAGTCAGATAGTTCGATAGATTCCGAAACTGTGAGCACGTAGACCAGGTTTTTGTCAAACTGCCTTGCGTACATGCTTATCGCCTTATCATTATGCTTTTTTTCGGCATAAAAATAATCCGCGTCACCAGAAGCCTGATTTGAGAGCTCCTGTAAAGAGGTATTAACAGGAATGGCAAGGAAGATCATATACCCCTCGGCCTGTATAGCCCGGAAAAGGGGCATTTGTATGGAGGGATCCTGCAGGTGGCTATCGAAAGTCTCCCTGATAACAGGATCGATAGGCACGATTTTCTCGTCAGCCTTTACACTAAAGGTAATATCATTAAATACATCAATTTCCCGCTCACTGGTGGAGGAACAGGAAAACATTATCAAGGCAATAAATACAATCAGGCCTAATTTTTTCATGAGCAGTATTCGGAAAAATACTAAGGGAGCCGTATGCTCCCTTAGAGATCATCGTAAAATTACTCTCCGGTTACAATTGTTTCGTAAGTCACCACGAGATTAAGGATACTGGTGTGCTTGATGTCAACGGTTGAGATCTTAGTGATACCACCGTTCTTAGCAGCCGTTCTGATACTGGCATCTGCGTCGAAGAACAGTACACCCAGGTAACCGGTAGCTTTAGCCGTTCCTACTTTAGTACCTACAGTGTTGCTAGTAGCATTAACAGGAAGGGTTAGTGAACAGCCTGTCATCATGGCCGTAACCGCAAGTAGTCCAAATACTGTTTTGATTTTTTTTAACATGTCATTTGATTTAGAACTCCTACTCGTAAGGCTTTTCGGATTCGCCTCGTTTTTTAAAGTGGTCGCTGAACTCCACTTATTTAGATGTATTTTATATCATAGTTCAACCCAAGAAATTATATCATTCGTAGCTTTATACACTGGCCTACAGGCCTTAATGTATCAGTCGTAAGAATGCTTATCCCTGAAATGACCGGGCGAATTTAAAGCTTTACACCTTTCATTTCCATCCTTTAGTCACCTATTTTTTAAATATTCATCTTAATTCAGATAATCAGACACTTTGGTGTCTGACAGGCTATTAATTATTATATTAATGTCTAAACACCTATACCCTTCGTTTTCCTACCAGCCATTTTGATAAACACCTCATTTAATATTTAGCCAGGGTCAGCGGAAGGCGTTGAGACTGTGCTGTAGGCTCCGTCTTGATTGTTAAAAATAATGATACCAGAGGTGGCCATAGCCTTAGCCTTCTGTATCCCGGCGAAGCAGAGGCCTGGAAAATAAAAAAGCCGCAGAAGATGTACCTCTGCGGCTTTTTGAACTATAATATACTACTTAGTCATTTTCAGACCAGTAACTGGTAGTTTCAGGATCATCCTGGCCGAAGATATAGCACGTGATGGTGCTGCCCACTGCAGGGTGAAACTGTACCTTCTGGTGTGCGGCATCGGAATAAGCCATACCATATGAGTCAGAGTGAGAAGTAATGTAGCGGTTCCACTTATTGATGTACTTCTCCTGGTTGGCTTCAGTGGCGTAGGTAGCTGAATTGCCGTACACAAAATTTTCCTTAGCCGCTGTAACGCCTATATAGCCCATATTCATGGCGGTGACTATGTCTCTTCCTACGCTACTCACCATCGCCTGGAAGCAAGTGGTGTTCTGCACGGCATTAGTGCCGGTGGCTGTCCAGTTCAGGGAAACATCGCTTGCCCAGCCGCCTTTTAGTATCTTGCTCTGGTCTTTAGGGTCGGGGTATTCAAAAGCGGGGTACACATACATGCCACCGGCGCTGCTACCGCTCATGATAGTGCCTCCGTTAATCCCTTCTTTGGTAAAGTAAATTTGCACGGGCTCACCTATAGCTTTACATGTCTCACTGGTCATGTGGAGCACGACATCCTCTTTACTTACCGGGCTGCCTGCGGGCATTGTTTCCGGTGCGCCAAACTTACCGGTAAACTTGAGAGAGGGTAACTGGGTGCCTGCATGATTAGACCCTTCTGTGCTATCAGAGTTTATAGTAAGGTTAGTGTCGTTGGCTGTTATGGCCGAAATATAGCCATCATATACATTCGCGTATAAAGCCGACACTGCCGGTAGCGTAGGCCCCCATAGCTTGGCATAGGTTTTATTATCACTACCCGTAAGGGTCTTTTTAGCCTTTGTATCTTCGCCAAGTCCACAGGCTGTTATGATACCACTAATCATATCATTGGCCGTCTTTCCATACCCGCAGGTACTTCCATCGGCAAACCCGATACCGCAAAATAGCCCTACCTGGTCTACATTGGTCACATCCATGTAGATTTCCGGGTTAGAAGCCAGCAGGCTCAATTCGAAGAAGCCTCCTACCCAGTTAGGGTCTTCAGAGCCCATCGCGGTATTAGGATATTTAGAAATGGTGGCCGCCCCCTCGTCATTTGTGATGATATACCAGAAGGTGCCTGAATTCAGGTAGTCGAAGCTGCAGGAAAAGGGCTTATCCAAATCAAGGGCCTTCGGACCGCTCCAGGGCTGGAGATAGGTCATGTTACTGAAGTTTGTTACTCCTTCAGTGCCCCCTTCTGCATAGTCAAAGAATAAATACAGGTCTTTATTTCCTGTTTTATTATAAATATCAATAGTAGTTGAATCAGCCATAGGTCTGTTTTTCCTTTTGAGATTATGAACGACATTGATGACAAGGTATCAGGTAAGAATTGTCAAATGCCATGGATTAATCGTGTAACAACAGGAATTGTAACAGACAGGAATTGAATTTTTGGTAAATACCTGAGGTACACTAAGGCATAGGACGATTATCCCCTTGCGGTGAGGCCGGAAGTGTATGTATCATGGAGAAAAGCGGAGGGAATGGAGAAGGTTAAACCGGGGTGACTTCCGGGGCTGACACATTTTCGTCTTTATGGCAGTCGAAATCCTCACGTTTGCGCTTCCATCTCTTGTGGCTCCATAGCCAGTAGGCCGGCTGCTCCCGTATTTTCTTTTCCAGCATGCGGGTTCCCTGCTCAATAACCCATCCGCTGGGTTTGTCACTTACTGATTCGCATACCAGTTGATACTCCACCTCGTAGTAGCCCCGCTTCAGTTTTTTAATATTTCCGAAGACCACCGCGGTATCATTTGTTCTGGCAAACTTCTCTGCACCGTATTGTACACCAGTCTCCTGATTGAGGAATTCCATCCAGTAGGGTCTTTGTGAAGCCCGGGGACACTGGTCTATTCCGAATATGAACATCGTGGGCTTGGTACTACCCACAGGCATTTCATTATTTTTGGAGGTAGGGATCATCTGCAGCCCGTACCTGGACCGGCTCTCACGCATGATCTTATCAAAAAAAGCACTGGAAAGGGGGGTATAGAGGGCGACGGTGTCATGCTTTATCTGCATATCGCAGGCGGTAGCGTATAGCTCCCAGTTGCCATTATGTCCGCCCAGGGCGGTGATGTGCCGGCCCTTTTCGAAGAGCTCATCTACGACTTCCGCATTAACCACTTTCATCCGCTTCAGACTTTCCTCGGCGGATATGGTAAAGGTTTTAACACTTTCTACAATCAAGTCGCAGAAATGTGAATAAAACTCCTTCTCAATGGCTTTATGCTCCTTTTCGCTTTTATCCGGAAAAGAGCGCCTGATATTGCCCCCTATTACAGCCTTTCTGTAGCCTATAACCCTGTACAGGATAAAACAGGCGATATCCGACAGGAAATAAAGCACCGGAAAAGGGAGCTTTGAGAAGGGCACAATCAACCCATAGTATAAGATTCGATCCTTCATAACCCTGAAAGTACGAAATCTTTATATGGTAAAGTTCCTTCTATGCATTCACCGCATGTACTCTACCGGCCCTAAAAAGAGTATATTCGACCTCCTTCACTAAAAAATCCATACAGAACACAGTCATTATTCCTGGCAAGGCTACTCCAGAGCCAGTTTTTCAAGCGTTTTATAATATGGCAGGCACTCTTGCAGTAAAGGCTCCAGATGCGGCGGAAATGATCCGGTTTTAGGAGAATACTGCCCGAAGCCGGTGGACTTGTGCACATTTCCGTACCAGTATTTAGCCCAGGAGCCATCCTCCGGCCGGGCACCGGCCTGCCAGTGCAGCATGCCAGGCGCGAAGGGAGTGCCAATCCGCTGGCAAAGCTGCCGTAGTACACCCTCAGGGTTCATCAGCAGTTTCTTTGCCTCGAGCACAATGGGCTGTATCCCCATCTTATCCAGGTCATTCAGCAACTCCATATGGGCCGCATAGCCTACATCTCCCATGGTAGGGTTATCTATGACCTTATCAAATGAAGGCAGCATCTGCCCGGGATCCCGGGTAAGAATCACGTTTACACAATCTTTCATAAAGCCCCTGTCCAGCCCCAGCAGGTGATGGGTCATGTGCTTAAAGAATACTACTGGCCTGTCATGCTCTCCCATCATCATCTCCACTACCTTATTACCATCGTTCTCCATAGTGGCCAATACCTCTTCTGCACCGGGGTGGTACTCACCGGCTTTCGTATGCTTAAGGTACCAGGCATACAGCGGCTCATCATATACTGTGGTATCCGGACGCTGCGCAAAGGAGTACATCAGGGCTGTAGAAATATTGCGCGGGCCTGACCACAGGCAGATACGGGTGGTATGATCCTGGCTCATCTTAATTCCCTTTTTCAGCTTCTGCCCTGATTAGTCCCTCGTACAGGTCGCTCAGTCTTTTGGTCATGCGGCCTGCTTTGCCTGCTCCTATTTCACGGCCATCCACCCTGATTACAGGCGTAAGCCCGCCAAAGGTGCCAGTGACAAATGCCTCATCGGCACCGTATACATCAAACAGGGAGAAGTTCTTTTGCCTGCACACCATACGGTTTTCCTCGCAGACCCGGATCACGTTCCCCCGCGTAATGCCGTTCATGCAATACTGACCTGTGGAGGTCCATACCTCCTCCCCTTTTACCATGAAAAAGTTGGTGGCATTGCAGGTAGAGACAAATCCATGGATGTCCAGCATAAGGGCCTCATCGGCACCTGCCTCCAGCGCCTGTATCAGGGCCTGCACCTCGTGCAGCTTGCTGTGGCAGTTTAGCCGCGGGTCCAGGTAATCGGGAGAGCCTCTGCGAATAGTACTGGTGAACAGGGTGATGCCTTTCTCCTTAGTTTCCGGAGAGGCCTTTTTGTGCTCGGCAATGATCACCACATTCGGCCCCGTAATGGTAAGCCGCGGATCCTGCGAGGGCGTTTTTTTGATACCCCGGGTAACCATGACCCGCACGTGCACATCATCATGCATGTTATTGGCCTCAATAGTCTTATGGATGTCTGCCAGGAGGTCTTCCCGGCTAAAGGGGAGCTTCATGCCTACGGTAGCGGCAGCCTGCCACAGGCGGTCAAGGTGCTGAGCGGCAAACACGAGCACTCCATCATGCAGCCGAAGTCCTTCCCATACGCCATCTCCGACCAGGTATCCGCTATCAAAAACGGAGATTTTTGCCTCATCCCGTGGTAGTAGTTCATTATTGATGAAAATACTGATGTCCTTATTACGGGGATCGTCTAGCGCGTTGTGGGTGCCCTGAATCATAGGTTTGGGAAGTAATTGATACTGGCAGCCAAAGTATTTCTTTAAAGGTAAATTGGCAAGTCAGATAAGCAGAGGAAGGTTAATCTATCAGGTAAAAACTGGGGGACCTGCTCCCCTCTACTTATTCCGTGAGTGCCTGCTGACGGTGAGCCAGCCCCCACTCTACCATAGAGTCCAGTACGGATACGATCTGCCTGCCGGACTCGGTCAGCTCGTATTCTATCAGGATAGGCGTGGTATCATGCACCATCCTTTTTACTACACCGTTTAACTCCAGCTCTTTCAGCTCCTTAGATAGCATCCGGGGCGTGATCTTATCGATATTTGCCTGTATGTCCTTGAACCGGTTTTTCTCATACAGCAGGGAGGCAATAATGGGTAGCTTCCACTTACCGCTGATAACGTTGAGCGTATCATTGATAGCTAGCACAAATTGCCTGGGACACTTTTTGACGTCAGATATGGAAGCCAGAACACTCATATTCAATTGTTTGAAACCGACACTATACAAAAGTATAGTCCTATTTAATGGATACTCACTATACTTAGTATATCAAAAGTAATGATTTTACCGTATAGTTCAACAAAGCAAATAGTTAAGACCATGATAGTAGTAACAGGCGCCACTGGCGAATACGGCACACATGTCATCAATCACTTACTTAATAAAGGGGTAGCCCCTTCGGACCTGGCTGCCCTGGTGAGAAACGAGGAAAAAGCTGCAGGACTTAAAGAAAAAGGCATAGCGCTACGTAAGGGCGATTATATGAATTACGCCTCGCTGGTAAAGGCTTTTGAAGGAGTGGACAAGCTGCTATTCGTATCGGGTAGCGAAGTGGAGACCCGGGAAGAGCAACACCGCAATGTGGTAAATGCGGCTAAGGAAGCGGGCGTGGGGCATGTGGTTTACACTTCTTTTCTGAGCAATACCCCTTTGGAAGAGTCAGCCATTGCCTTTTTACAAGAGACACACGCCAAAACGGAAAAATGGCTTAAGGAAAGCGGGCTTACCTATACCATTCTCCAAAACGCACTGTATATGGATATGATCCCGATGTTCGCCGGCGAGAACGTATTAGAGAGCGGCGTGATCATGCAGCCTGCAGAGCAGGGGAAATCCAGCTCCGTACTACGTGAAGACCTGGCCGAAGCGGCTGCTGTGGTGCTCACCACCGAAGGACATGAGAACAAAACCTATCCACTGGCAAATAATGAGGCCGTTTCTTACCAG
It contains:
- a CDS encoding TRL-like family protein — translated: MLKKIKTVFGLLAVTAMMTGCSLTLPVNATSNTVGTKVGTAKATGYLGVLFFDADASIRTAAKNGGITKISTVDIKHTSILNLVVTYETIVTGE
- a CDS encoding sulfotransferase family protein yields the protein MSQDHTTRICLWSGPRNISTALMYSFAQRPDTTVYDEPLYAWYLKHTKAGEYHPGAEEVLATMENDGNKVVEMMMGEHDRPVVFFKHMTHHLLGLDRGFMKDCVNVILTRDPGQMLPSFDKVIDNPTMGDVGYAAHMELLNDLDKMGIQPIVLEAKKLLMNPEGVLRQLCQRIGTPFAPGMLHWQAGARPEDGSWAKYWYGNVHKSTGFGQYSPKTGSFPPHLEPLLQECLPYYKTLEKLALE
- a CDS encoding aminotransferase class IV, with translation MIQGTHNALDDPRNKDISIFINNELLPRDEAKISVFDSGYLVGDGVWEGLRLHDGVLVFAAQHLDRLWQAAATVGMKLPFSREDLLADIHKTIEANNMHDDVHVRVMVTRGIKKTPSQDPRLTITGPNVVIIAEHKKASPETKEKGITLFTSTIRRGSPDYLDPRLNCHSKLHEVQALIQALEAGADEALMLDIHGFVSTCNATNFFMVKGEEVWTSTGQYCMNGITRGNVIRVCEENRMVCRQKNFSLFDVYGADEAFVTGTFGGLTPVIRVDGREIGAGKAGRMTKRLSDLYEGLIRAEAEKGN
- a CDS encoding HigA family addiction module antitoxin, with the protein product MSIQTNEYAPQSISHPGLSLAEKLEEMGMGVKEFSVRVNKPEKTIIAVTKGKSSITPDMAVKFEDVLNIPASFWLKRQHRYDEYMARVKKEESILQAIDWVKKFPYAKMASMGWVPATRKAKEKAANLFNFFKVSDHHAWESYYYNQELKVSFRISLAHTNEAMAVAAWLRQGELQAEKLSVPDYDAGKLKKSLSHIKSIMASHPENFFQELCEVCKDAGVKVVYTPCLPKAPIHGCTRWIGDTPLIQLSARYNANDKFWFTLFHEIGHILLHGKKYISIENINYSDQDIEKEEEADRFAVEHTFSEKEEEEVLNSIPLNPDKLRFFAKKFNTHPAMIIGRFHHKRLVPYSIGREFIEPVNLHNNS
- a CDS encoding SDR family oxidoreductase codes for the protein MIVVTGATGEYGTHVINHLLNKGVAPSDLAALVRNEEKAAGLKEKGIALRKGDYMNYASLVKAFEGVDKLLFVSGSEVETREEQHRNVVNAAKEAGVGHVVYTSFLSNTPLEESAIAFLQETHAKTEKWLKESGLTYTILQNALYMDMIPMFAGENVLESGVIMQPAEQGKSSSVLREDLAEAAAVVLTTEGHENKTYPLANNEAVSYQDIAEAITAASGKKVTYTSPSPEEFKNEMKKYGVPDEYIGMFTAFSVARANGELEVNDDSLEKLLGRKPVTAREFISRVYG
- a CDS encoding type II toxin-antitoxin system RelE/ParE family toxin, with the translated sequence MVITFGDKKLKKYANDDRQAKKNLGQKRAILYKRRLDDLLDAENLEEVRALPGRYHELTGDRKGQWACDLDHPYRLIIEPHEDPIPVNKDGQYIWVEIKGVEIVEIVNYHKS
- a CDS encoding winged helix-turn-helix transcriptional regulator, with the protein product MSVLASISDVKKCPRQFVLAINDTLNVISGKWKLPIIASLLYEKNRFKDIQANIDKITPRMLSKELKELELNGVVKRMVHDTTPILIEYELTESGRQIVSVLDSMVEWGLAHRQQALTE
- a CDS encoding lysophospholipid acyltransferase family protein encodes the protein MKDRILYYGLIVPFSKLPFPVLYFLSDIACFILYRVIGYRKAVIGGNIRRSFPDKSEKEHKAIEKEFYSHFCDLIVESVKTFTISAEESLKRMKVVNAEVVDELFEKGRHITALGGHNGNWELYATACDMQIKHDTVALYTPLSSAFFDKIMRESRSRYGLQMIPTSKNNEMPVGSTKPTMFIFGIDQCPRASQRPYWMEFLNQETGVQYGAEKFARTNDTAVVFGNIKKLKRGYYEVEYQLVCESVSDKPSGWVIEQGTRMLEKKIREQPAYWLWSHKRWKRKREDFDCHKDENVSAPEVTPV